The Herbiconiux sp. A18JL235 region TCGCCTTCGGCGAGGTGTTCATGTTCGGAGCCTTCGGCGCGCTCGTCGCCGCCGCCGCGAACACGCAGATCGCGGGCGCCGACTTCGCCGGGCCCGCCCTCCCGCAGTGGGCGGCGATCGGCATCGGCCTCCTGGTGGGCGCCATCGTGGGACTGCTGATCGAACGCATCGCCTACAAGCCGCTGCGCAACGCCCCCATCCTGTCGATGCTCATCACGGCGATCGCCGTGTCGATGCTGCTGCGAGCCGTCGGCACCTTCTTGTTCGGGGCCGCCCGCACCCCGGTGCCGGCTCCCGAGCTCGGTGACGCCATCATCTTCCTCGACGCGCGCATCCAGCCCATCGATCTCGTCATCTTCGGGGTCGCGCTCGTGGCTGCAGCGGGTTTCTGGGCGCTGGTGCGCTTCTCTCCCATCGGCCGGGCCATCAGGGCTACGGCGCAAGACAAGGATGCGGCGAGGCTCATGGGCATCGGCGTCGACCGGGTGATCTCCACCACCTTCGTGCTCGGGTCGATCATGGCGGCGCTCGCCGGCATCCTCTACTCGCAGAAGTACGGGTTCGCCGCCGCGACGATGGGGTTCATCCCGGGCCTCAAGGCGCTGGTGGCAGCGGTGCTCGGTGGTATCGGCAGCATCCCCGGCGCCTTCGTCGGCGGGGTGGTCATCGGCCTGGTCGAGGAGCTCGCCGCAGCCTACGTGCCGCAGGGCTCGGCGTACCGCGACGTGATCGCATTCGGGGTGCTCGTGCTCATCCTGTGGCTGCGGCCCCAGGGCCTGCTCGGGCGCCGGGAAGTGCAGAAGGTGTGACGATGACCACGACGACCCCCGCATCCGCACTCCGCCGCCCGCTGCCCCGTCTGGTGCGGCTCATCCCGCCGGCCCTGCTCGCCCTCGTGGCAGTGCTCCTGCCGTACCTCCTGCCGGGCGACCGCTGGGTGCGGGTCGCCGCATTGGCGCTCATCTACATCGCGCTGGCCTCGGGGCTCAACATCCTCGTCGGGCTCACCGGGCTGCTCGACCTCGGCTTCATCGCCTTCTTCATCGTGGGCGCCTACACCACGGCCATTCTCACGGTGCGCCTGTTCATCGACCAGCTCGGCTTCGAGCCCGAGAGCCTGTGGTGGCTGTTCCCGGTGAGCCTCGTCGCAGCACTGCTGCTCGCCGGCCTCGCGGGGGCGATCATCGGCTACCCGACGCTGCGGGCACGGG contains the following coding sequences:
- a CDS encoding branched-chain amino acid ABC transporter permease; translated protein: MTQTLINGLAVGGIYGLLAVSFSVVYGVLGMVNFAFGEVFMFGAFGALVAAAANTQIAGADFAGPALPQWAAIGIGLLVGAIVGLLIERIAYKPLRNAPILSMLITAIAVSMLLRAVGTFLFGAARTPVPAPELGDAIIFLDARIQPIDLVIFGVALVAAAGFWALVRFSPIGRAIRATAQDKDAARLMGIGVDRVISTTFVLGSIMAALAGILYSQKYGFAAATMGFIPGLKALVAAVLGGIGSIPGAFVGGVVIGLVEELAAAYVPQGSAYRDVIAFGVLVLILWLRPQGLLGRREVQKV